A region from the Benincasa hispida cultivar B227 chromosome 8, ASM972705v1, whole genome shotgun sequence genome encodes:
- the LOC120083042 gene encoding U-box domain-containing protein 13-like: MEEDNGALIRSLIDVVNEIAWISDFRYTVKKQYCNLSRRLKLLIPMFEEIRDSKESLSEDTLKALVLLKEALESAKKLLRFGSEGSKIFLAIEREQIMNKFHEVTAQLEQALEGIAYDKLDISDEVKEQVELVLAQFRRAKGRADAPDFELSDDILALYNTSNDSSIDQDRLRRLSEKLQLIGISDLTQESIALHEMVSATDGDPGQSIEKMAGLLKKIKDFVQTENLETDTPSREKSPPASCSGQVSNDKNNKAPIIPDDFRCPISLELMRDPVIVSTGQTYERSCIEKWLEAGHGTCPKTQQNLSSTTLTPNYVLRSLIAQWCEANGIEPPKRPSSARPCRSSSSCSPAERTKIDILLCKLASGNPEDQRSAAGEIRLLAKRNADNRVAIAEAGAIPLLVGLLSTPDSRVQEHAVTALLNLSICEDNKGSIISSGAVPGIVLVLKKGSMEARENAAATLFSLSVVDENKVRIGASGAIPPLVTLLSEGTQRGKKDAATALFNLCIYQGNKGKAVRAGVVPTLMQLLTEPGTGMVDEALAILAILASHPEGKAAIGSAKAVPVLVDVIGTGSPRNRENAAAVLVHLCSGDEQHLVEARELGVVSPLIDLARSGTDRGKRKAAQLLERINRLFEHTAHTEVLRLQAPESQPQSQPSQSTSTTEVVGS; encoded by the exons ATGGAGGAAGATAACGGCGCTCTTATTCGGAGTTTGATTGATGTAGTGAATGAGATTGCTTGGATCTCGGATTTTAGGTATACTGTTAAGAAACAGTATTGTAATTTGTCTAGGAGATTGAAGCTTCTGATTCCAATGTTTGAAGAGATTAGAGATAGTAAAGAGTCGCTCTCTGAGGATACTCTTAAGGCTCTTGTATTGTTGAAAGAAGCTCTTGAATCGGCTAAGAAGTTGCTCAGATTTGGAAGCGAAGGGAGTAAGATTTTCCTG GCCATAGAGAGGGAGCAAATTATGAACAAATTTCACGAGGTAACTGCTCAGTTGGAACAGGCGTTGGAAGGAATAGCCTACGATAAACTTGATATATCCGATGAAGTTAAAGAGCag GTCGAGCTTGTTCTTGCTCAGTTCAGAAGAGCCAAAGGCAGGGCCGATGCTCCTGACTTTGAGCTGTCAGATGATATTCTTGCCCTTTACAACACGAGCAATGATTCTTCTATAGATCAAGACCGCCTGAGGAGACTGTCCGAAAAATTACAGTTAATTGGAATATCTGATCTTACACAAGAGTCAATAGCTTTGCATGAGATGGTTTCTGCTACTGATGGAGATCCAGGTCAGAGCATTGAGAAGATGGCAGGGCtgctaaagaaaataaaagattttgtGCAAACGGAGAACCTCGAAACGGACACTCCTAGTAGAGAAAAGAGTCCTCCAGCAAGTTGTAGTGGACAAGTATCCAATGATAAAAATAACAAGGCCccaatcataccagatgatttTCGCTGCCCCATATCCCTGGAGTTGATGAGAGATCCTGTCATTGTCTCAACTGGACAG ACCTATGAACGTTCGTGCATTGAGAAGTGGCTTGAAGCAGGGCATGGGACGTGTCCAAAGACACAACAGAACCTTTCAAGCACTACTCTTACCCCGAATTATGTGTTGCGTAGCCTTATAGCCCAATGGTGCGAGGCTAATGGTATTGAACCGCCAAAACGACCCAGCAGTGCTCGACCATGTAGAAGCTCATCATCTTGCTCACCTGCTGAACGCACAAAGATTGATATTCTTCTTTGCAAACTCGCATCTGGAAATCCTGAAGATCAGCGATCTGCAGCTGGTGAGATCCGACTTCTTGCAAAACGGAACGCAGATAATCGTGTTGCCATTGCTGAGGCTGGTGCAATACCTCTCCTTGTCGGTCTTCTTTCAACTCCAGATTCCCGTGTTCAAGAACATGCTGTGACAGCACTTCTTAACCTCTCTATATGTGAGGACAACAAGGGAAGCATCATTTCCTCTGGGGCAGTTCCTGGTATCGTTCTTGTGCTCAAGAAGGGGAGCATGGAAGCACGGGAGAATGCTGCAGCCACTCTTTTCAGCCTTTCAGTTGTCGATGAAAATAAAGTTAGAATTGGTGCCTCCGGAGCTATCCCGCCACTCGTTACACTGCTTAGTGAAGGCACACAAAGGGGTAAGAAAGATGCTGCAACTGCACTTTTCAACTTGTGCATCTACCAAGGAAACAAAGGAAAGGCAGTGAGAGCTGGTGTAGTTCCAACCTTAATGCAGCTTCTCACCGAGCCTGGAACCGGAATGGTGGATGAAGCCTTAGCCATCTTAGCAATACTTGCTAGCCATCCCGAAGGGAAAGCTGCCATCGGATCTGCGAAGGCAGTGCCGGTTTTGGTAGATGTTATTGGGACAGGTTCCCCCAGGAACAGAGAGAATGCAGCTGCAGTTCTCGTGCACCTCTGCTCGGGAGACGAGCAACACCTAGTAGAGGCGAGGGAACTTGGAGTGGTTAGTCCATTGATAGATTTGGCACGCAGTGGCACAGATAGAGGAAAGCGAAAAGCTGCACAGTTGCTTGAGCGAATAAACCGACTGTTTGAGCACACAGCGCATACGGAGGTGCTTCGGTTGCAAGCGCCAGAGTCTCAACCTCAAAGCCAGCCATCACAATCGACCTCAACAACGGAAGTCGTTGGTAGCTGA